The proteins below come from a single Chrysoperla carnea chromosome 1, inChrCarn1.1, whole genome shotgun sequence genomic window:
- the LOC123295627 gene encoding hippocampus abundant transcript 1 protein isoform X1 — translation MKIMPTTKPSRKVVGMIIRSRKGIIKDGVMTPSGIGEPSVYHALVVIFLEFFAWGLLTMPVITTLNETFPDHTFLMNGLIMGIKGLLSFLSAPLIGALSDVWGRKFFLLITVFFTCAPIPLMTINTWWFFAMISISGVFAVTFSVVFAYVADVTEQHERSLAYGLVSATFAASMVISPALGAYLMDAWSENLVVALATSVAILDVFFILVAVPESLPEKVRSHASASSSSSSSWSGASASISWEQADPFAALRKVGKDPTILMLCITVFLSYLPEAGQYSCIFVYLKLVMGFSVVMVAVFIAVVGVLSVGAQIILGALMRTLGSKHTIMIGLLFEMLQLMWYGFGSQTWMMWAAGILASISSISYPAISAFVSMHSDADRQGVVQGMVTGMRGLCNGLGPAMFGLIFYLFHVDLNEQHTKDINITTLQQIEQHTYVQFVPGPPFVFGAFLVICALIVAAFIPEGNVIGSGIDITTSSLSLDTHYEIEHGHKVPGTLSPLMANHHHHHHHHHHRNDPAIL, via the exons atgaaaatcatGCCAACAACAAAACCATCTCGAAAGGTTGTGGGCATGATAATAAGGAGTCGTAAAGGAATTATAAAGGATGGTGTTATGACg ccGTCCGGTATTGGAGAGCCAAGTGTATATCACGCTTTGGTTGTGATATTCCTTGAATTTTTTGCTTGGGGTTTATTAACAATGCCTGTAATAAcc acattaaatgaaacatttccggatcatacatttttaatgaatggTCTCATTATGGGCAtaaag GGTTTATTATCGTTTTTATCAGCACCATTGATTGGAGCATTATCTGATGTATGGggaagaaagttttttttattaattaccgTATTTTTTACATGTGCTCCAATACCGTTAATGACAATTAATACATG gtGGTTTTTTGCAATGATCTCAATATCTGGCGTATTTGCAGTTACATTTAGTGTTGTATTTGCATATGTAGCTGATGTAACTGAACAACATGAACGATCTTTAGCATACGGTTTA gtatCTGCAACATTTGCTGCTAGTATGGTAATATCACCAGCATTAGGAGCATACTTAATGGATGCATGGAGTGAGAATTTGGTGGTTGCATTAGCAACATCTGTTGCTATATTAGATGTATTCTTCATACTTGTGGCTGTACCAGAATCGTTACCGGAAAAAGTACGTTCACATGCCAGTGCATCTTCTTCATCGTCATCGTCATGGAGTGGAGCTAGTGCTTCAATTAGTTGGGAACAAGCTGATCCGTTTGCTGCATTACGTAAAGTTGGTAAAGATCCAACAATATTGATGTTATGCATTACCGTATTTTTATCATATCTACCAGAAGCTGGACAATACTCATGTATAttcgtttatttaaaattg GTCATGGGTTTTAGTGTTGTAATGGTTGCTGTGTTTATAGCAGTCGTTGGTGTATTATCCGTTGGTGCTCAAATTATTTTAGGTGCATTAATGCGTACATTAGGTTCAAAACATACAATCATGATTGGTCTATTATTTGAAATGTTACAATTAATGTGGTATGGATTTGGATCACAAAcatg gaTGATGTGGGCCGCTGGTATATTAGCAAGTATATCAAGTATATCATATCCAGCAATATCAGCATTCGTGTCAATGCATTCGGATGCTGATCGACAAGGTGTTGTACAGGGCATGGTGACTGGTATGCGTGGCTTATGCAATGGCTTGGGACCAGCAATGtttggtttaatattttatttatttcatgtggatttaaatgagcaacatacaaaggatataaatataacaacatTGCAACAAATTGAACAGCATACATATGTACAA ttCGTACCTGGACCACCATTTGTATTTGGTGCATTTTTAGTAATATGTGCGTTAATTGTTGCTGCATTTATACCAGAGGGTAATGTGATTGGTAGTGGTATTGATATAACAACATCTA GTTTATCATTAGATACACATTATGAAATTGAACATGGACATAAAGTTCCTGGTACATTATCACCGTTAATGGcaaatcatcatcatcatcaccatCACCATCATCATCGAAATGATCCagcaatattataa
- the LOC123295627 gene encoding hippocampus abundant transcript 1 protein isoform X2, with product MKIMPTTKPSRKVVGMIIRSRKGIIKDGVMTPSGIGEPSVYHALVVIFLEFFAWGLLTMPVITTLNETFPDHTFLMNGLIMGIKGLLSFLSAPLIGALSDVWGRKFFLLITVFFTCAPIPLMTINTWWFFAMISISGVFAVTFSVVFAYVADVTEQHERSLAYGLVSATFAASMVISPALGAYLMDAWSENLVVALATSVAILDVFFILVAVPESLPEKVRSHASASSSSSSSWSGASASISWEQADPFAALRKVGKDPTILMLCITVFLSYLPEAGQYSCIFVYLKLVMGFSVVMVAVFIAVVGVLSVGAQIILGALMRTLGSKHTIMIGLLFEMLQLMWYGFGSQTWMMWAAGILASISSISYPAISAFVSMHSDADRQGVVQGMVTGMRGLCNGLGPAMFGLIFYLFHVDLNEQHTKDINITTLQQIEQHTYVQFVPGPPFVFGAFLVICALIVAAFIPEGNVIGSGIDITTSNTHYEIEHGHKVPGTLSPLMANHHHHHHHHHHRNDPAIL from the exons atgaaaatcatGCCAACAACAAAACCATCTCGAAAGGTTGTGGGCATGATAATAAGGAGTCGTAAAGGAATTATAAAGGATGGTGTTATGACg ccGTCCGGTATTGGAGAGCCAAGTGTATATCACGCTTTGGTTGTGATATTCCTTGAATTTTTTGCTTGGGGTTTATTAACAATGCCTGTAATAAcc acattaaatgaaacatttccggatcatacatttttaatgaatggTCTCATTATGGGCAtaaag GGTTTATTATCGTTTTTATCAGCACCATTGATTGGAGCATTATCTGATGTATGGggaagaaagttttttttattaattaccgTATTTTTTACATGTGCTCCAATACCGTTAATGACAATTAATACATG gtGGTTTTTTGCAATGATCTCAATATCTGGCGTATTTGCAGTTACATTTAGTGTTGTATTTGCATATGTAGCTGATGTAACTGAACAACATGAACGATCTTTAGCATACGGTTTA gtatCTGCAACATTTGCTGCTAGTATGGTAATATCACCAGCATTAGGAGCATACTTAATGGATGCATGGAGTGAGAATTTGGTGGTTGCATTAGCAACATCTGTTGCTATATTAGATGTATTCTTCATACTTGTGGCTGTACCAGAATCGTTACCGGAAAAAGTACGTTCACATGCCAGTGCATCTTCTTCATCGTCATCGTCATGGAGTGGAGCTAGTGCTTCAATTAGTTGGGAACAAGCTGATCCGTTTGCTGCATTACGTAAAGTTGGTAAAGATCCAACAATATTGATGTTATGCATTACCGTATTTTTATCATATCTACCAGAAGCTGGACAATACTCATGTATAttcgtttatttaaaattg GTCATGGGTTTTAGTGTTGTAATGGTTGCTGTGTTTATAGCAGTCGTTGGTGTATTATCCGTTGGTGCTCAAATTATTTTAGGTGCATTAATGCGTACATTAGGTTCAAAACATACAATCATGATTGGTCTATTATTTGAAATGTTACAATTAATGTGGTATGGATTTGGATCACAAAcatg gaTGATGTGGGCCGCTGGTATATTAGCAAGTATATCAAGTATATCATATCCAGCAATATCAGCATTCGTGTCAATGCATTCGGATGCTGATCGACAAGGTGTTGTACAGGGCATGGTGACTGGTATGCGTGGCTTATGCAATGGCTTGGGACCAGCAATGtttggtttaatattttatttatttcatgtggatttaaatgagcaacatacaaaggatataaatataacaacatTGCAACAAATTGAACAGCATACATATGTACAA ttCGTACCTGGACCACCATTTGTATTTGGTGCATTTTTAGTAATATGTGCGTTAATTGTTGCTGCATTTATACCAGAGGGTAATGTGATTGGTAGTGGTATTGATATAACAACATCTA ATACACATTATGAAATTGAACATGGACATAAAGTTCCTGGTACATTATCACCGTTAATGGcaaatcatcatcatcatcaccatCACCATCATCATCGAAATGATCCagcaatattataa